From Eremothecium sinecaudum strain ATCC 58844 chromosome V, complete sequence, a single genomic window includes:
- the CEG1 gene encoding mRNA guanylyltransferase (Syntenic homolog of Ashbya gossypii AFL107W; Syntenic homolog of Saccharomyces cerevisiae YGL130W (CEG1)) produces MESRQAPEMPGIRQSANVSNDLKMILCKLLNSPKPAKTFPGSQPVSFNHADIEEKLLLNDYYVCEKTDGLRALMLVVVNPITKEQGCFLVDRENNYYWVNGFRFPKLPRSNKKELLETLQDGTLVDGELVVQSNPMTKMKELRFLMFDCLAINGRSLTQSPTSSRLAHLGKEFYKPYYDLRSVYPEQCSTFPFKLSMKHMNFSYDLKKVAASLDNLPHVSDGLIFTPVNHSYSIGGKDSYLLKWKPEDENTVDFKMILEIPLAEDESFQKKDKNRFYYNYEAKPLFHLYVWQGGPDINNRLHDVEQPFSKKELDILERTYKPFAELHISNEKWAQLKALEQPLNGRIVECAKDQETGEWTLLRFRDDKLNGNHISVVQKVLESISDSVKLEELEQVAPQIKSNWEQRKTDKKRSFSQSSSLPANAELSQARASEQPKYVDDGWSDDENEYIDNSKKMKV; encoded by the coding sequence ATGGAATCAAGACAGGCTCCAGAGATGCCGGGCATTCGGCAATCAGCTAATGTCTCAAACGACCTCAAAATGATACTTTGCAAGCTTTTAAATTCGCCAAAACCTGCTAAGACATTCCCTGGATCGCAACCGGTTTCCTTCAATCATGCCgatattgaagaaaagCTACTGTTAAATGACTACTACGTTTGTGAGAAAACAGACGGTCTACGAGCTCTAATGCTGGTTGTAGTTAATCCAATAACTAAGGAACAAGGGTGTTTCTTAGTAGATAGAGAGAACAATTACTATTGGGTGAATGGATTCCGATTTCCAAAATTACCTAGATCTAATAAGAAAGAATTGCTTGAAACCCTTCAAGATGGTACTCTAGTTGATGGAGAACTTGTTGTGCAGTCTAATCCGATGACTAAGATGAAGGAGCTTCGGTTTCTGATGTTTGATTGTTTGGCTATTAACGGACGCTCACTGACACAATCACCTACAAGCTCGAGATTGGCACACTTGGGTAAAGAGTTTTATAAACCATACTACGATCTTCGTTCTGTTTATCCAGAGCAGTGCTCTACGTTCCCTTTCAAGCTTTCTATGAAGCATATGAATTTTAGCTATGATTTGAAGAAGGTAGCGGCGTCCCTTGACAACTTGCCTCATGTTTCAGATGGACTTATATTTACTCCCGTTAACCACTCGTATAGCATTGGTGGTAAGGATTCATATTTATTAAAGTGGAAACCAGAAGATGAGAATACGGTTGATTTTAAAATGATTCTTGAGATTCCTTTAGCGGAGGATGAAAGCTTTCAGAAGAAGGACAAAAATCGGTTTTATTACAATTACGAAGCGAAACCATTGTTCCATCTCTATGTTTGGCAAGGTGGGCCAGATATTAATAACAGGCTGCATGATGTAGAACAGCCATTTAGCAAGAAAGAATTAGACATATTGGAAAGGACGTACAAACCATTTGCTGAGCTTCATATTAGCAACGAAAAGTGGGCGCAATTAAAGGCGTTAGAGCAGCCATTAAATGGAAGGATAGTTGAATGTGCCAAAGACCAAGAAACAGGGGAATGGACTTTGCTTCGGTTCAGAGATGATAAACTGAATGGGAACCATATATCGGTTGTGCAAAAGGTGCTAGAAAGTATTAGTGATTCTGTGAAATTAGAAGAGTTAGAGCAGGTAGCTCCTCAGATTAAATCCAATTGGGAACAACGGAAAACTGACAAGAAGCGCAGCTTTTCACAGTCATCTTCGCTTCCAGCCAATGCGGAACTATCGCAGGCCAGGGCAAGTGAACAACCTAAGTATGTTGATGATGGGTGGTCTGATGATGAGAATGAATATATAGATAACTCGAAAAAAATGAAGGTATAA
- the NIP7 gene encoding ribosome biosynthesis protein NIP7 (Syntenic homolog of Ashbya gossypii AFL104W; Syntenic homolog of Saccharomyces cerevisiae YPL211W (NIP7)), translating into MRQLTEDETKVLFEKLASYIGRNISFLVDNKEQPHVFRLQKDRVYYVPQNVANFATSVARPNLMSLGICLGKFTKTGKFKLHITSLTVLARYAKYKIWVKPNGEMPFLYGNHVLKAHVGKMSDDIPEHMGVIVFSMNDIPLGFGVSAKSTSQARDLQPTGIVAFRQADIGEYLRDEDTLFT; encoded by the coding sequence ATGAGGCAATTGACAGAGGATGAGACGAAGGTCCTGTTTGAAAAACTTGCGTCATACATTGGCAGGAATATTTCATTCTTAGTTGATAACAAAGAACAACCACATGTTTTCAGATTACAAAAGGATAGAGTTTATTATGTTCCTCAGAATGTTGCAAATTTTGCTACAAGTGTTGCTAGGCCAAATTTAATGTCTTTAGGTATTTGCTTAGGGAAGTTTACTAAGACAGGGAAGTTTAAGTTGCACATTACATCTCTAACTGTACTGGCACGTTACGCTAAATATAAGATTTGGGTTAAGCCTAATGGAGAAATGCCATTTTTGTATGGTAATCATGTTTTGAAAGCACATGTAGGAAAAATGTCGGATGATATTCCTGAGCATATGGGTGTGATTGTATTTTCTATGAATGATATTCCTCTAGGGTTTGGAGTAAGTGCCAAGAGCACATCTCAGGCTAGAGATCTCCAGCCAACTGGTATTGTTGCTTTTAGACAAGCTGATATTGGTGAGTATCTAAGGGATGAGGATACCCTGTTTACCTAG
- the PUS1 gene encoding pseudouridine synthase PUS1 (Syntenic homolog of Ashbya gossypii AFL105C; Syntenic homolog of Saccharomyces cerevisiae YPL212C (PUS1) and YGL063W (PUS2)) gives MSSPNAIASYDDDQPSEDTYKRGAKYKQNKARKADYDTSKPKKKVHTEQGTSATIAVPAADNDKEPRQPKRKVAVMLGYCGTGYHGMQYNPPNATIEAELFDAFVRAGAISKANSSDLKKNGFMRAARTDKGVHAGGNVISLKLIIEDQDIKDKINEQLPPGIRIWGISRVNKAFDCRKLCSSRWYEYLLPTYSLIGPKPNSHLFRTIEESKIELPGVLDEDQESSEFWKAFQDAVDKAFTPQELEDINNYVPPSKEEFDENSSIYRKVKEYKQLENAHRRAYRISLAKLEKFRQSMQQYLGAHNFHNFTLGKDYKDPSAIRFIKEVTVSEPFVIGDMKTEWISIKIHGQSFMLHQIRKMISMATLITRCGCPVERISQAYGPPKINIPKAPALGLLLESPVYEGYNKKLQEFGYDPIDFTKYQKEIDAFKMVNIYDKIYSEEIQENVFNAFFCYIDAFNQVTGAQGDEDSNSNPSKVQRCIFDFLTARGIPTEVVEKKREITPTKSSENESAVTEVQIDSESKPEVSTEPTLSTKDSKIEPENSNEE, from the coding sequence ATGTCTTCACCTAATGCTATAGCATCATATGATGATGATCAGCCTTCAGAGGATACTTATAAGAGAGGAGCCAAGTATAAGCAGAACAAAGCTAGGAAAGCAGATTATGATACATCTAAACCCAAGAAAAAAGTCCATACTGAGCAAGGTACGTCAGCGACTATAGCAGTACCAGCAGCAGACAATGATAAGGAACCAAGGCAGCCTAAGAGAAAAGTTGCAGTAATGCTAGGATACTGCGGCACAGGTTATCATGGAATGCAGTATAATCCGCCAAATGCTACCATTGAAGCTGAATTGTTTGACGCTTTTGTGAGAGCTGGTGCAATTTCGAAGGCTAACTCAAGTGATCTGAAGAAAAATGGCTTTATGCGTGCAGCACGGACTGATAAAGGTGTTCATGCCGGTGGTAACGTGATCTCTTTGAAGCTAATCATTGAAGACCAAGATATTAAAGACAAGATTAACGAGCAACTCCCACCAGGGATAAGAATTTGGGGCATCAGTCGCGTTAATAAGGCGTTCGACTGTAGGAAGCTGTGTAGCTCCAGATGGTACGAGTACCTGCTTCCCACGTACTCGCTTATTGGCCCAAAACCTAATAGCCATCTCTTCCGAACTATTGAGGAAAGTAAGATTGAGCTTCCAGGAGTCCTAGACGAAGACCAAGAATCATCGGAATTTTGGAAGGCCTTTCAAGATGCTGTTGACAAGGCATTTACACCCCAGGAACTCGAGGACATAAATAACTATGTTCCTCCAAGCAAGGAAGAGTTTGACGAGAATAGCTCAATCTATAGAAAGGTTAAGGAATACAAGCAGCTAGAAAATGCTCACCGGAGAGCTTACAGGATCTCACTTGCAAAGTTAGAGAAGTTCCGCCAAAGTATGCAACAGTATCTTGGCGCTCACAACTTTCACAATTTTACATTGGGTAAGGACTACAAAGACCCTAGTGCTATCAGATTTATCAAAGAAGTCACTGTATCTGAACCATTTGTTATTGGCGATATGAAGACAGAATGGATTTCAATTAAGATTCACGGCCAGTCGTTCATGCTGCACCAGATCCGTAAAATGATTTCTATGGCTACTTTGATCACTCGTTGCGGCTGCCCAGTAGAACGTATCAGCCAAGCGTATGGGCCGCCTAAGATTAACATTCCGAAGGCTCCAGCTTTGGGGTTGCTGTTGGAAAGTCCAGTCTATGAAGGCTACAACAAGAAATTGCAGGAGTTTGGGTACGATCCAATAGACTTTACTAAGTACCAAAAAGAGATAGATGCCTTCAAGATGGTGAATATATACGATAAGATATATTCAGAGGAGATCCAGGAAAACGTGTTTAACGCTTTCTTTTGCTACATTGACGCTTTTAACCAAGTCACCGGTGCCCAGGGCGACGAAGATTCCAACAGCAATCCATCCAAAGTGCAGAGGTGCATCTTTGATTTCTTGACAGCAAGAGGAATTCCAACTGAAGTTGTCGAGAAGAAACGAGAAATCACGCCAACTAAGTCATCCGAAAATGAGTCTGCTGTTACAGAGGTACAGATTGACTCGGAATCTAAGCCTGAGGTATCCACCGAACCGACGTTGTCCACAAAAGATTCTAAAATTGAGCCCGAAAATAGTAACGAAGAGTGA
- the SRP72 gene encoding signal recognition particle subunit SRP72 (Syntenic homolog of Ashbya gossypii AFL103C; Syntenic homolog of Saccharomyces cerevisiae YPL210C (SRP72)): MTNKDLCSLLKDLDVYSENNEQSKISNACLKLLNMGCSNAEDVLKKCIIALVKQDQYQNIPKLFEQYSEFANDVEKFGLLKLYTYYRSNSVELFEKLWHELVPNTEELLQNDSFTGSDRALLHVRAQFCYKTRNYRESLAIYQALSRTNQDQYDSGFELACNELAALSVLSDVPVSSGIDVPSYELLLNEAIAHSLANNLDEALQVLERASGLASAEGDESNLQLIMLQIAYVKQRLGQNKESKRILLKLLTEVPSSSSLVPIIKTNLKSMEELSKYDSKCNLPLVLRELDVKRITSMNAEKYSPYQWDQLQSNIILLKLFSNASIKSKSNMLSQAISKYSTLIDNVALEPYKVQAKRLFRFMVKTIAGNSLNNKTFGLLLISMQLQLKVKNLNSAIILGEQYWNKLIESSTMNQQARVISYILLSMYEIGYRSHSTQLHLDRVVETFSIEAAGEVYEFWKFIGFTLLGHRRLEDAKKIFSALINVQPSDRLVRIVANDDDFAIAFEDSSNIEDLVADVDVEDLIKKGCTPFITNQKSVKASLNKVTKKKRVSKNKLPQNFDPNRTPDPERWLPLKDRTNYKQKKKLTKITQGGAMNKKIEQSLDITKQKKGKGKKA; encoded by the coding sequence ATGACCAACAAGGATTTATGCTCACTATTGAAAGATCTTGATGTTTATAGTGAAAACAATGAGCAATCTAAAATTTCAAATGCATGTCTAAAGTTGTTAAATATGGGGTGTTCTAACGCAGAAGATGTGTTGAAAAAGTGCATTATAGCACTAGTCAAGCAAGATCAGTACCAAAATATCCCAAAATTATTTGAGCAATATAGTGAGTTTGCGAATGATGTCGAGAAGTTTGGCTTATTAAAGTTGTATACGTATTATAGATCAAACTCTGTTGAATTATTTGAGAAGTTGTGGCACGAACTTGTACCTAATACCGAGGAACTTTTGCAAAACGATAGTTTTACCGGTAGCGATAGGGCTTTGCTGCATGTTCGTGCACAGTTTTGCTATAAGACAAGAAATTATAGGGAATCTTTAGCAATCTACCAGGCTTTGTCTCGAACGAATCAGGACCAATATGACAGTGGTTTTGAACTTGCATGTAATGAACTTGCTGCACTTAGCGTCCTATCTGATGTCCCTGTTAGTAGTGGAATAGACGTCCCATCGTATGAGCTGCTTTTAAACGAGGCAATTGCTCACTCCTTAGCAAATAACCTCGATGAAGCCTTACAAGTATTGGAGAGAGCTTCAGGCTTGGCTAGTGCAGAGGGTGATGAGTCAAACCTGCAATTGATTATGCTTCAAATTGCCTACGTTAAGCAACGGTTGGGCCAGAACAAAGAAAGTAAGAGAATCCTGTTAAAGTTGCTCACAGAAGTGCCTAGTTCTTCCTCATTGGTGCCAATTATCAAAacaaatttgaaatctaTGGAAGAACTCTCAAAGTATGATAGCAAGTGCAACCTGCCCCTAGTACTGCGTGAACTCGATGTGAAACGCATAACCTCCATGAATGCTGAGAAATACTCGCCTTATCAATGGGACCAATTGCAAAGCAATATAATCCTATTGAAGCTGTTTAGTAATGCGTCCATCAAGTCAAAAAGCAACATGTTATCACAAGCTATTTCCAAATACTCCACTTTGATAGACAATGTTGCTCTAGAACCATACAAGGTACAGGCCAAGAGGTTGTTCAGGTTCATGGTGAAAACTATCGCTGGAAATAGTTTAAACAACAAGACCTTTGGACTATTGCTCATTTCAATGCAGTTACAGCTTAAGGTGAAAAATTTGAACTCTGCGATAATACTAGGAGAGCAATACTGGAATAAATTGATTGAATCTTCTACTATGAACCAACAAGCTCGAGTTATTTCTTATATCCTTTTGTCAATGTATGAGATAGGCTATAGATCACACTCAACACAGCTGCATCTTGACCGAGTAGTTGAGACATTCTCCATAGAAGCGGCTGGAGAGGTTTACGAATTCTGGAAGTTCATTGGCTTCACGCTACTCGGCCACCGCAGGCTAGAAGATGCGAAGAAAATATTTTCTGCTCTTATCAACGTGCAGCCATCCGATAGGCTCGTTCGTATAGTGGCTAACGATGATGATTTTGCAATCGCTTTTGAAGACAGTTCCAATATTGAAGATCTAGTAGCAGATGTAGATGTTGAAGATTTGATCAAGAAGGGTTGTACACCATTTATCACAAACCAGAAGTCAGTAAAAGCGTCTCTGAATAAAGTTaccaagaagaagagagTGTCTAAGAACAAGTTGCCCCAAAACTTCGACCCAAACAGAACACCAGACCCAGAAAGATGGTTACCCTTAAAGGACAGGACAAACTACaagcaaaagaagaaaCTCACTAAGATTACACAAGGAGGTGCAATGAATAAGAAAATAGAACAAAGTCTTGACATTACGAAACAAAAGAAGGGTAAGGGAAAGAAAGCTTGA
- the RSM23 gene encoding mitochondrial 37S ribosomal protein mS29 (Syntenic homolog of Ashbya gossypii AFL106C; Syntenic homolog of Saccharomyces cerevisiae YGL129C (RSM23)) — protein sequence MFGHQVRCLSTKPLFAAAGKKVSQKPGYLKNNGPAPPKKGNSNAMTQNWKRVIATSKFNSNAESVSLPKLDLDNIKDEVVTYTDKQYNFLRRLGSFKMDQFHELFQRPIVLTTKRITERFLQELESSTTKRFIITGEPGVGKSTLLAQVHVHALKKGAIVLEFPYPELFTSGRNDFFYDGTKYIQPTYLKILLTKLRDANDRSILASLKLKNSYRFPVVSGRDGVVTHTAKLDAGTSTLLQLVSVNTESKSRGKLFAAVFTELVSQNYVPVYFTVDNFSRISSSPYTYYKNAINQYVHLLQFQVAKTIFNLVGGKVQAQHKDSCVIVANSGVDRVTRTLNVATEKDEEEVSYMLPQHYDPLIANYLQQGGITEFRVPKLNKTELGTLLQFYSKSKILRETYSSQKSMDQIVDEQYFISGNGNPRELLKSITLNPK from the coding sequence ATGTTTGGCCATCAGGTTAGATGCTTATCAACTAAACCGTTGTTTGCGGCTGCGGGTAAGAAAGTTAGTCAGAAACCAGGCTATCTTAAGAATAATGGGCCTGCTCCACCAAAAAAAGGAAACTCAAATGCTATGACCCAGAATTGGAAACGAGTCATAGCAACCTCAAAATTCAACTCTAATGCGGAATCTGTATCTTTGCCAAAATTAGATCTGGATAATATCAAAGATGAAGTGGTCACCTACACTGATAAACAATATAACTTCCTTCGCCGTCTGGGATCTTTCAAAATGGATCAGTTTCATGAGTTATTTCAAAGGCCAATCGTTTTAACAACTAAGAGGATAACAGAGAGGTTTTTGCAAGAACTGGAATCATCGACGACTAAAAGATTCATTATTACTGGTGAGCCAGGTGTGGGGAAATCCACGTTATTAGCACAAGTACATGTACATGCACTAAAAAAGGGAGCTATAGTACTAGAATTTCCTTATCCCGAATTATTTACTAGTGGTAGAAACGACTTTTTCTATGATGGCACCAAATATATTCAACCAACGTACTTGAAGATATTACTGACTAAGTTGCGTGACGCTAACGATCGCTCTATTCTCGCTTCCCTTAAGCTAAAAAACAGTTACAGGTTCCCTGTTGTTTCAGGTCGGGATGGTGTAGTTACGCATACAGCAAAGTTAGATGCAGGGACGAGCACACTTCTACAACTGGTGTCTGTCAATACTGAATCAAAAAGCAGGGGTAAACTATTTGCAGCTGTGTTTACTGAGCTTGTCTCACAGAACTATGTGCCTGTTTATTTCACTGTTGATAACTTTTCCAGGATCTCATCTTCTCCATATACCTACTACAAAAATGCCATCAACCAATATGTTCATCTTTTACAATTTCAAGTTGCTAAGACAATCTTTAACCTTGTTGGTGGCAAAGTCCAGGCACAACATAAGGACAGTTGCGTCATCGTGGCAAATTCAGGCGTCGATAGAGTTACTAGGACTCTTAACGTTGCTACAGaaaaagatgaagaagaagtttcATACATGCTTCCTCAACATTACGATCCACTAATTGCCAACTACCTACAGCAAGGTGGAATCACTGAATTCAGAGTCCCTAAACTTAATAAAACAGAACTAGGCACTTTGCTTCAGTTTTACTCTAAAAGTAAAATACTGAGGGAAACATATTCAAGTCAAAAGTCTATGGACCAGATAGTGGACGAACAATACTTTATTAGTGGAAACGGTAACCCTAGAGAGTTACTAAAAAGCATTACCCTGAATCCAAAATAG